A window from Mytilus galloprovincialis chromosome 8, xbMytGall1.hap1.1, whole genome shotgun sequence encodes these proteins:
- the LOC143042646 gene encoding E3 ubiquitin-protein ligase TRIM33-like isoform X2: MAQSAASTCEICTGGPGEHYCQQCDQLFCGSCKLSHLRTKSCKNHTFVSGRDINQEETLLCMDHKESFLFYCQDCDTPVCRICSVEKHSRHLMTDLTKSTKKLRSELAKDIELKETTSRQNVNTIEKYTKAYREEVKAVIKTITEEGNSWKKLIDKKVEGFVKLVQDEEQKALHNMSALIKVHRKDFENCQQWQKNIKEMESIADVLLLKKLKKLKVDVDNIELQQVPERSSVSYRNKKPLGTEIDSLFGELQFKEGKALLAKTENQQNTRNEQVVTNEPIESRNGSQGLMMVCTNSNCWSDKSCFHTFIGEA, encoded by the exons ATGGCACAATCCGCTGCATCGACTTGTGAAATTTGTACTGGTGGACCAGGTGAACACTACTGCCAGCAGTGTGATCAGTTATTTTGTGGAAGCTGTAAATTATCTCATTTACGCACAAAATCTTGTAAAAACCACACTTTTGTAAGCGGACGAGATATCAACCAGGAAGAAACACTTCTTTGTATGGACCACAAGGAAAGTTTTTTATTCTACTGTCAGGATTGTGATACTCCTGTCTGTAGAATTTGCTCCGTCGAGAAACACAGTCGCCATCTGATGACAGACCTTACTAAATCAACTAAAAAACTTAGATCTGAACTTGCAAAGGATATTGAATTAAAGGAAACAACATCGAGGCAAAACGTAAACACAATTGAAAAGTACACAAAAGCTTACCGTGAGGAAGTCAAAGCAGTCATCAAGACCATTACTGAAGAGGGCAACTCCTGGAAGAAGCTAATTGATAAAAAAGTCGAAGGTTTTGTTAAGCTTGTGCAGGATGAGGAACAGAAAGCATTACATAATATGTCTGCACTAATCAAAGTTCATCGTAAAGATTTCGAAAACTGTCAACAATGGCAAAAAAACATCAAAGAAATGGAATCGATAGCAGATGTACTATTGTTAAAAAAGCTTAAGAAACTTAAAGTTGATGTGGACAACATAGAATTACAGCAAGTTCCTGAAAGGTCATCTGTGTCATACAGAAACAAAAAGCCTTTAGGTACAGAAATAGACAGCCTATTCGGAGAGTTACAGTTTAA AGAAGGTAAAGCGTTATTGGCAAAAACTGAAAACCAGCAAAATACCAG AAATGAGCAGGTTGTAAC gaatGAACCAATTGAATCCAGAAACGG cagTCAAGGTTTGATGAT gGTTTGCACTAACAGTAATTGTTGGAG CGACAAATCTTGTTTTCATACGTTTATTGGAGAAGCATAG
- the LOC143042646 gene encoding E3 ubiquitin-protein ligase TRIM33-like isoform X1, with product MAQSAASTCEICTGGPGEHYCQQCDQLFCGSCKLSHLRTKSCKNHTFVSGRDINQEETLLCMDHKESFLFYCQDCDTPVCRICSVEKHSRHLMTDLTKSTKKLRSELAKDIELKETTSRQNVNTIEKYTKAYREEVKAVIKTITEEGNSWKKLIDKKVEGFVKLVQDEEQKALHNMSALIKVHRKDFENCQQWQKNIKEMESIADVLLLKKLKKLKVDVDNIELQQVPERSSVSYRNKKPLGTEIDSLFGELQFKEGKALLAKTENQQNTRPQKLQKIYKYACHWCGNEQVVTNEPIESRNGSQGLMMVCTNSNCWSDKSCFHTFIGEA from the exons ATGGCACAATCCGCTGCATCGACTTGTGAAATTTGTACTGGTGGACCAGGTGAACACTACTGCCAGCAGTGTGATCAGTTATTTTGTGGAAGCTGTAAATTATCTCATTTACGCACAAAATCTTGTAAAAACCACACTTTTGTAAGCGGACGAGATATCAACCAGGAAGAAACACTTCTTTGTATGGACCACAAGGAAAGTTTTTTATTCTACTGTCAGGATTGTGATACTCCTGTCTGTAGAATTTGCTCCGTCGAGAAACACAGTCGCCATCTGATGACAGACCTTACTAAATCAACTAAAAAACTTAGATCTGAACTTGCAAAGGATATTGAATTAAAGGAAACAACATCGAGGCAAAACGTAAACACAATTGAAAAGTACACAAAAGCTTACCGTGAGGAAGTCAAAGCAGTCATCAAGACCATTACTGAAGAGGGCAACTCCTGGAAGAAGCTAATTGATAAAAAAGTCGAAGGTTTTGTTAAGCTTGTGCAGGATGAGGAACAGAAAGCATTACATAATATGTCTGCACTAATCAAAGTTCATCGTAAAGATTTCGAAAACTGTCAACAATGGCAAAAAAACATCAAAGAAATGGAATCGATAGCAGATGTACTATTGTTAAAAAAGCTTAAGAAACTTAAAGTTGATGTGGACAACATAGAATTACAGCAAGTTCCTGAAAGGTCATCTGTGTCATACAGAAACAAAAAGCCTTTAGGTACAGAAATAGACAGCCTATTCGGAGAGTTACAGTTTAA AGAAGGTAAAGCGTTATTGGCAAAAACTGAAAACCAGCAAAATACCAG GCCACAAAAGTTGCAAAAGATATACAAATACGCATGTCATTGGTGTGG AAATGAGCAGGTTGTAAC gaatGAACCAATTGAATCCAGAAACGG cagTCAAGGTTTGATGAT gGTTTGCACTAACAGTAATTGTTGGAG CGACAAATCTTGTTTTCATACGTTTATTGGAGAAGCATAG